One Paenibacillus sp. FSL H7-0737 DNA segment encodes these proteins:
- a CDS encoding NfeD family protein, translated as MLASIPVVLLLLLLTPFIPNVSADVTVPKAPKAANGEMKKGPVFIIPVDQKIERGLQSFLERGFAEAANYGAVLIVLEVDTPGGLVSSAEQIGTMVRDSDIPTAAFIKGDAASAGSYIALNAGAIIMKPGSMIGSASLVDSSGQKVDDAKMVSYWKSKMIGAAALNERDPDIAAGMVDSNLVVDKPDLGVSKAQGEIIALSSDEALKAGYADQITTTPEEAITWLGYTTDDIFRVEHTGAEKMSQFLTNPIIMTILLFIGITGIVIELIVPGFGAPGIIGTLAFVLYFFGNSVAGFAGSETWLLFIIGLVMLVLELFVPSFGILGILGSVSLVAGVVRAAYSFTHALFSLGIAFAAATVVIVIVAVAFKERGIWNRFILKDTLSKDQGFVPVEEKLSLVGAIGNSVTPLRPSGTAMIGGERVDVVTEGSFISVNAPISVVKVEGGRIVVKEIKE; from the coding sequence ATGTTAGCCAGCATTCCAGTTGTTTTACTGCTATTGCTCTTAACGCCGTTTATCCCGAACGTCAGCGCTGATGTAACGGTACCAAAAGCACCAAAGGCTGCGAATGGTGAGATGAAGAAAGGCCCTGTGTTTATTATTCCGGTTGATCAGAAAATTGAAAGAGGTCTGCAAAGCTTTTTGGAAAGAGGGTTTGCAGAAGCTGCTAATTATGGAGCGGTTCTAATTGTACTGGAGGTGGATACACCGGGTGGACTGGTGAGTTCAGCAGAACAGATTGGGACGATGGTAAGAGATAGTGACATACCTACGGCTGCTTTTATTAAAGGTGATGCCGCTTCCGCAGGCAGTTACATAGCACTTAACGCAGGTGCAATCATCATGAAGCCGGGCAGCATGATCGGTTCTGCATCTCTAGTAGATAGTAGCGGCCAGAAAGTAGATGACGCGAAGATGGTCTCCTACTGGAAATCAAAAATGATTGGAGCCGCTGCTCTGAATGAGCGTGATCCTGATATTGCTGCGGGAATGGTCGATAGTAATTTGGTTGTGGATAAGCCAGATCTTGGCGTATCTAAAGCGCAGGGCGAAATTATTGCTTTGTCTAGTGACGAAGCTTTAAAAGCTGGTTATGCTGATCAAATTACAACCACTCCAGAAGAGGCGATTACTTGGTTAGGTTATACTACAGATGACATTTTTCGTGTGGAGCATACGGGTGCCGAGAAAATGTCACAATTTCTGACGAATCCGATTATTATGACGATTTTGCTATTCATCGGGATCACAGGCATTGTGATTGAGTTGATCGTTCCGGGCTTCGGTGCACCTGGGATTATTGGGACATTAGCCTTTGTTTTATATTTTTTCGGAAATTCTGTAGCAGGGTTTGCCGGATCAGAGACTTGGCTTTTGTTCATAATCGGACTTGTCATGCTTGTGCTGGAGCTATTCGTGCCGAGCTTTGGGATATTGGGGATACTTGGTTCCGTGAGCCTTGTGGCAGGTGTCGTACGCGCAGCATACAGCTTCACACATGCATTGTTTAGTCTCGGTATCGCATTCGCGGCTGCAACAGTAGTCATTGTGATTGTGGCTGTCGCCTTTAAAGAACGTGGAATTTGGAATAGGTTTATTTTAAAGGATACGCTCTCTAAAGATCAGGGATTTGTACCTGTTGAAGAGAAGTTAAGCTTAGTTGGAGCTATAGGAAACAGTGTTACTCCACTTCGTCCATCCGGAACGGCTATGATTGGCGGCGAGCGAGTAGATGTCGTTACTGAAGGCAGCTTTATTAGCGTTAATGCACCGATCTCTGTTGTAAAAGTTGAGGGCGGACGGATTGTAGTGAAGGAAATTAAGGAATAA
- a CDS encoding GatB/YqeY domain-containing protein, translating to MNLSERLNEDMKQAMKSKDKFTLSTIRMVRSTIKYLEIDLKRTLDDNEVLDILSREIKQRKDALQEFESAGRDELAASTKAEIEIIIKYLPEQLSEEEIKAIVQQTIQETGASSKSEMGKVMSALMPKVKGRADGKLVNQAVQQFLQ from the coding sequence ATGAATCTTAGCGAGAGATTGAACGAAGATATGAAGCAAGCGATGAAGAGTAAGGACAAGTTCACGCTCTCCACGATTCGAATGGTTCGTTCTACAATAAAGTATCTTGAAATAGATTTGAAGAGAACATTGGACGACAACGAAGTGCTTGATATCCTTAGTCGTGAAATCAAACAGCGCAAAGATGCCCTCCAAGAATTTGAATCAGCGGGTCGCGACGAGCTTGCCGCGAGTACGAAGGCAGAAATCGAGATTATTATTAAGTATCTTCCCGAGCAACTTTCCGAAGAAGAAATTAAAGCAATTGTACAGCAGACCATCCAGGAAACCGGTGCTTCTTCGAAAAGCGAAATGGGTAAGGTCATGAGCGCACTGATGCCTAAGGTCAAAGGTCGCGCCGATGGTAAACTCGTGAACCAAGCGGTTCAGCAATTTCTGCAATAA
- the rpsU gene encoding 30S ribosomal protein S21, which yields MSETKVRKNETIDAALRRFKRSIAKDGVLAEVKKRKHYEKPSVKKKLKSEAARKRKF from the coding sequence GTGTCTGAAACGAAAGTTCGCAAAAACGAGACAATTGATGCTGCACTTCGTCGCTTTAAACGTTCCATCGCAAAAGATGGTGTCTTGGCTGAGGTGAAGAAACGCAAACATTACGAAAAGCCAAGCGTTAAGAAAAAGCTGAAGTCTGAGGCTGCTCGTAAGAGAAAGTTTTAG
- a CDS encoding histidine triad nucleotide-binding protein: METVFSKIIEGTIPSKKVFENERILAFYDIEPAAPVHVLIIPKKFIASMNDVTPEDLPLIAEIHSVAQQIAIDLGIAESGYRLINNCGPDSGQAVPHLHYHLLGGAKLGALTGNSASHA, from the coding sequence ATGGAGACCGTGTTTAGCAAAATTATTGAGGGTACTATTCCTTCCAAAAAAGTATTTGAGAACGAACGTATTCTTGCATTCTACGACATCGAGCCGGCTGCACCGGTGCATGTGTTGATCATTCCAAAGAAGTTCATTGCTTCTATGAATGATGTCACACCTGAGGATCTTCCGCTAATTGCAGAAATTCACAGTGTAGCGCAACAGATCGCTATCGACCTTGGGATTGCCGAATCTGGTTATCGTTTGATCAATAATTGTGGTCCAGATAGTGGACAAGCTGTGCCTCATCTTCATTATCACTTGCTTGGTGGGGCCAAGCTGGGAGCTCTTACAGGAAACTCAGCTTCTCACGCATAG
- a CDS encoding AAA family ATPase, with translation MKPILLKVAGLQSYREMQEIDFESLCETGLFGIFGPTGSGKSSLLDAITLAMYGKVERAVNGTQGIMNHSEDSLSVAFTFELTSSAGAHRYRVERKFKRTGEQTVSNTISRFIEITPDGDNVMADKLADVTRCVEEHIGLKMDDFTRAVVLPQGKFAEFLSLRGVDRRQMLQRLFHLEQYGDQLAIKLSRRVKENEAALRALIAEQQGLGSAGKGDVEAAAERLEQATLYAAECRRKLEAALQVSERFARIRELQEERTRRELQRQGLLAKEEEILLLEQKLGQADEAEARLPALKAWRSAEEAFKSRLARAEGQEVLAAAAEQEAARAAAVAAAAQAALAAEEPALREGAGTYRRALELESELGGLRRELAALRERREEASRKLAELREGMARERELLAKGQKRQQELQQSLQPLGVRSQERQSLQEAMQRLQGLHSAESQWDKAEKERRERAAALAAAQARLAEAEGRRELQEAARGQLIREAALHQEKLLATEEAARTTAERLEQHVSSLEAAMKDQELHRLSLALAKELEEGQPCPVCGSEHHPAPALLQDSLEQQELEMKLQQVRTLSRRALEARHLFRGLREQDQVWLEQVFGNEVIEAANHPAAAGSEVSSAVTSTDLIIPDEKALAELEAAHLGLKGQSGEVRRTAVQWQQSMQEVQQLCLKEAAAVAGERSWVEGIAAKAEELSAQLTALRQNWTQQFPDMAPGEVEQAYRDLLAKDAQAEEIRSRLDISVKFLEEKSASVQNLQETITGLDKELAQWITQIEGKEELQREKEQRLLEWTNGRAAAPLLAECEGRLQELLTALETSKQSHLAAAEKAQHEVKEAAITRQAAESAREHYVAATSHWEQSLASSPFSSATEVEGAALTSEAREMAYSRVRAHRAEEAEVSLQLRNIEEKLDGASLSEEEWQESQGILRESKAEDEVSLQARARAERDLEDLRHRHIRWMELEAKRIEHASMQDQLSKLQTVLRGNAFVEYIAEEQLMQVCQSASQRLRFLSKQRYALEVDSGGGFVIRDDGNGGVRRPVSTLSGGETFLTSLSLALALSAQIQLRGQYPLQFFFLDEGFGTLDPELLDTVITSLERLHNDQLSVGIISHVPELRARLPRKLVVVPAEQGGGGSRILLEKM, from the coding sequence GTGAAACCTATTCTATTAAAAGTAGCAGGATTACAGAGTTATAGAGAAATGCAAGAAATAGATTTTGAAAGTCTGTGTGAGACGGGACTGTTTGGGATTTTTGGACCTACGGGCAGCGGCAAGTCTAGCTTGCTGGATGCTATTACTTTGGCGATGTACGGGAAAGTGGAACGTGCTGTTAATGGAACACAGGGGATTATGAACCACTCTGAAGATTCACTCAGCGTGGCGTTTACCTTTGAGCTCACTTCTTCCGCGGGGGCACATCGTTATCGTGTTGAAAGGAAGTTCAAGCGGACTGGTGAACAAACTGTCAGCAACACGATTAGCCGTTTCATTGAAATCACACCTGACGGTGATAATGTTATGGCGGATAAGCTCGCAGATGTTACGCGCTGTGTGGAGGAGCATATCGGTCTAAAAATGGATGACTTCACGCGAGCGGTTGTATTGCCGCAGGGGAAATTTGCCGAATTCTTATCGCTTCGTGGCGTAGATCGCCGGCAAATGCTGCAGCGCCTGTTCCACCTGGAACAGTATGGCGATCAGCTTGCGATCAAGCTTAGCCGCCGGGTGAAGGAGAATGAGGCTGCGCTTCGCGCGCTTATCGCTGAGCAGCAGGGTCTTGGCAGTGCAGGCAAAGGAGATGTAGAGGCAGCGGCGGAGCGCCTCGAGCAGGCCACCCTTTATGCTGCGGAATGCCGCCGAAAGCTGGAGGCGGCGCTGCAGGTCTCGGAGCGTTTCGCGCGTATACGCGAGCTCCAAGAGGAACGGACCCGCCGCGAGTTACAGCGGCAGGGGCTGCTCGCCAAGGAGGAGGAGATCCTCCTCCTTGAACAGAAGCTCGGCCAAGCTGACGAGGCCGAGGCAAGGCTTCCCGCGCTGAAAGCATGGCGCAGCGCGGAAGAAGCCTTTAAGAGCCGATTGGCCCGCGCGGAGGGCCAAGAGGTGCTGGCCGCCGCCGCCGAGCAGGAGGCGGCGCGTGCCGCTGCCGTCGCGGCTGCTGCGCAGGCCGCGCTTGCGGCGGAAGAGCCGGCCCTCCGGGAGGGGGCCGGCACCTACCGCCGCGCGCTCGAGCTCGAGTCCGAGCTCGGCGGCCTGCGGCGCGAACTCGCGGCTCTGCGCGAGCGCCGCGAAGAGGCCTCCCGCAAGCTAGCGGAGCTGCGGGAGGGCATGGCCCGGGAGCGTGAGCTTTTGGCCAAGGGCCAAAAGCGCCAGCAAGAGCTGCAGCAGAGCTTGCAGCCGCTCGGTGTCCGCTCCCAGGAGCGGCAGTCTCTGCAAGAAGCGATGCAGAGACTGCAAGGGCTGCATTCCGCCGAATCCCAGTGGGATAAGGCGGAGAAGGAGCGCCGCGAGCGTGCCGCTGCACTCGCGGCTGCGCAGGCGAGACTCGCGGAGGCCGAGGGCCGTCGCGAGCTGCAGGAAGCTGCTCGCGGGCAACTGATCCGCGAGGCGGCGCTGCATCAAGAGAAGCTGCTGGCGACAGAAGAAGCTGCGCGTACCACAGCGGAGCGTCTGGAGCAACATGTCAGCTCTTTGGAAGCGGCTATGAAGGATCAAGAGCTTCACAGATTGTCGTTAGCACTAGCTAAGGAGCTGGAAGAAGGACAACCCTGCCCTGTATGCGGCAGCGAGCATCATCCTGCACCTGCATTATTGCAGGATAGCTTAGAGCAGCAAGAACTGGAAATGAAGCTTCAGCAAGTTCGAACATTGTCTAGACGGGCTTTGGAAGCTCGTCATCTGTTCCGTGGTCTTCGCGAACAGGATCAAGTATGGCTGGAGCAGGTATTTGGAAATGAAGTCATCGAAGCGGCAAATCACCCTGCAGCTGCAGGTTCAGAAGTAAGTAGTGCAGTTACTTCCACCGATTTAATCATTCCAGATGAAAAAGCCTTGGCAGAACTTGAAGCTGCACATTTGGGATTAAAAGGACAGTCAGGTGAAGTACGCCGAACTGCGGTACAGTGGCAGCAATCGATGCAGGAGGTCCAGCAGCTCTGCCTCAAAGAAGCGGCAGCTGTCGCAGGTGAACGGAGCTGGGTAGAAGGAATTGCTGCCAAAGCTGAGGAACTCAGCGCCCAGCTAACGGCTCTACGGCAGAACTGGACACAGCAGTTCCCGGATATGGCACCTGGAGAAGTGGAACAAGCTTACCGTGATCTGTTAGCTAAGGATGCACAAGCTGAAGAAATTAGATCTCGACTTGATATCAGTGTCAAGTTTCTGGAGGAGAAAAGTGCTTCAGTGCAGAACCTTCAAGAAACCATAACGGGGCTGGATAAAGAGCTGGCTCAGTGGATCACACAGATCGAAGGCAAGGAAGAATTGCAGCGTGAAAAAGAACAGCGTCTACTGGAGTGGACGAATGGTCGTGCTGCTGCTCCTCTTCTAGCGGAATGTGAAGGACGTCTGCAGGAATTGTTAACTGCTCTGGAGACAAGCAAGCAGTCACATCTCGCAGCGGCGGAGAAGGCTCAGCATGAGGTTAAGGAAGCAGCGATTACTCGCCAGGCTGCGGAATCTGCGCGTGAACATTACGTAGCAGCTACCAGTCATTGGGAACAAAGCTTGGCTTCTTCACCGTTTAGTTCAGCCACCGAGGTTGAAGGAGCAGCGCTCACATCCGAAGCAAGGGAAATGGCTTATTCCCGCGTACGTGCTCATCGTGCCGAAGAAGCTGAGGTCTCGTTGCAACTGCGTAATATTGAAGAGAAGCTTGACGGAGCCAGCTTAAGTGAAGAAGAATGGCAAGAAAGTCAGGGGATCTTAAGAGAAAGCAAGGCTGAGGATGAAGTATCTCTTCAGGCAAGAGCACGTGCAGAGCGTGATCTGGAGGACCTGCGGCATCGACATATTCGCTGGATGGAGCTCGAAGCTAAGCGGATTGAGCACGCTTCTATGCAAGATCAACTCTCCAAACTACAGACGGTCTTACGTGGGAACGCCTTTGTTGAGTACATTGCTGAGGAACAATTGATGCAGGTGTGTCAGTCCGCTTCCCAGCGGCTTCGATTCCTGAGTAAGCAGCGTTATGCATTGGAGGTTGATTCGGGTGGCGGCTTTGTGATCCGTGATGACGGGAACGGCGGGGTGAGAAGACCTGTCTCAACCCTGTCTGGTGGAGAGACCTTCCTAACATCCCTTTCGCTGGCACTTGCTCTTTCAGCTCAGATCCAGCTGCGTGGGCAATATCCGTTGCAATTTTTCTTCCTAGATGAAGGGTTTGGTACTCTCGACCCAGAGCTGCTGGATACAGTGATTACTTCACTTGAAAGGTTGCATAATGACCAGCTGTCTGTCGGTATTATCAGCCACGTTCCAGAGCTTCGTGCAAGGTTGCCGCGCAAGCTGGTGGTAGTTCCTGCTGAACAAGGTGGAGGGGGATCGCGTATCCTTTTGGAAAAAATGTGA
- a CDS encoding exonuclease SbcCD subunit D, translating into MRILHTGDWHLGRTLEGRSRQKEQEQFIDELVEIADFHKVDLIMMAGDVYDSVNPPAASEQLFYEAAARLTAGGRPLVVIAGNHDQPERVSSVSPLVLRQGITLVGLPTSEPVTVHAARTGEIAKIAALPYPSEARLGELLAGDSGEEELRLAYSARVGKLMQLLGREFTPQTVNLAMSHIYVLGGVESDSERPIQVGGAYTVDPSALACGAQYTALGHLHRAQRVKGEGMIRYSGSPLAYSFSEAGQAKSVTLIDVAPGGEPTFEEIYLRCGRPLVRWSSTGGLQEVYNWLDEGRDASAFIDLEIRLSEAMSMNDIQRLRKSREGIIHIRPIYPQMEMELEQTARSRMPVQELFRKFYQRQTGGAEPEDKLIELFLQLTEEERRQPEEGEEN; encoded by the coding sequence ATGCGGATATTGCATACGGGAGATTGGCACCTCGGCCGAACGCTGGAAGGAAGAAGCCGGCAGAAGGAGCAAGAGCAGTTCATAGATGAATTGGTGGAGATCGCCGATTTTCATAAAGTGGATTTGATAATGATGGCGGGAGATGTGTACGATTCCGTTAATCCACCAGCGGCTTCAGAACAACTATTCTATGAGGCTGCCGCAAGGCTGACTGCAGGGGGCAGGCCCCTTGTTGTGATTGCCGGAAACCATGATCAACCGGAGCGCGTATCTTCAGTTTCACCGCTTGTATTAAGGCAGGGGATTACATTAGTGGGGCTTCCTACCTCAGAGCCAGTGACTGTTCATGCTGCACGCACGGGTGAGATCGCCAAAATCGCAGCTCTTCCTTATCCCTCCGAGGCGCGTCTCGGTGAACTGCTTGCAGGAGATAGCGGAGAAGAGGAGCTTCGACTGGCTTATAGCGCACGGGTAGGCAAGCTCATGCAGCTGTTGGGACGGGAATTCACGCCGCAGACTGTAAATTTGGCGATGAGCCATATTTATGTGCTTGGTGGTGTGGAAAGTGATTCGGAACGTCCAATTCAAGTGGGCGGAGCGTATACCGTTGATCCTTCTGCTTTGGCTTGTGGAGCGCAATATACTGCACTAGGTCATCTTCATCGCGCACAACGTGTCAAAGGGGAAGGAATGATCCGTTACAGCGGATCTCCGCTGGCATACAGTTTTTCTGAAGCAGGACAGGCTAAATCGGTGACGCTGATTGATGTTGCGCCGGGTGGTGAGCCAACCTTTGAAGAAATCTATCTTCGCTGTGGGCGTCCGCTTGTAAGATGGAGCTCCACAGGTGGATTGCAGGAGGTATATAACTGGCTGGATGAAGGTAGAGATGCTTCTGCTTTTATAGATTTGGAGATTCGGCTTAGTGAAGCCATGTCGATGAATGATATTCAGCGCCTGCGCAAATCACGCGAGGGGATCATTCATATTCGTCCCATCTACCCGCAAATGGAGATGGAGCTCGAACAAACTGCCCGTTCACGAATGCCGGTGCAAGAATTGTTCCGTAAATTCTATCAGCGTCAGACAGGTGGAGCGGAACCGGAAGATAAGCTAATAGAGCTGTTCTTACAGCTAACCGAAGAAGAACGGCGTCAGCCAGAGGAAGGAGAGGAGAACTAA